A stretch of Saccharomyces cerevisiae S288C chromosome IV, complete sequence DNA encodes these proteins:
- the NOP6 gene encoding Nop6p (rRNA-binding protein required for 40S ribosomal subunit biogenesis; contains an RNA recognition motif (RRM); hydrophilin essential to overcome the stress of the desiccation-rehydration process; NOP6 may be a fungal-specific gene as no homologs have been yet identified in higher eukaryotes) yields MGSEEDKKLTKKQLKAQQFRKSKEEKDQEKDVKKEQAPEGKRPNSAAGNDGEEPVKKKRKTRRGRGGKGKNGKKGNRFIVFVGSLPRDITAVELQNHFKNSSPDQIRLRADKGIAFLEFDADKDRTGIQRRMDIALLQHGTLLKEKKINVELTVGGGGNSQERLEKLKNKNIKLDEERKERLTKMINDGNQKKIAKTTATAAQTSGTDNKPVPAGIHPDRAKLLK; encoded by the coding sequence ATGGGGTCCGAGGAAGATAAAAAGTTGACCAAGAAGCAGCTCAAAGCTCAGCAGTTTAGAAAAAGTAAGGAGGAAAAAGATCAAGAGAAAGACgtaaaaaaagagcaagcaccagaaggaaaaagacCCAACAGTGCAGCCGGAAATGATGGTGAAGAACCcgtgaagaaaaaaagaaaaacacgTAGAGGCCGTGGTGGTAAGGGcaaaaatggtaaaaaGGGCAACAGATTTATTGTCTTTGTCGGTAGCTTACCTAGAGACATCACTGCTGTTGAATTGCAAAACCATTTTAAAAATAGTTCACCCGACCAGATCCGCCTCAGAGCTGACAAAGGTATTGCATTTTTGGAATTCGATGCTGACAAAGATCGCACCGGCATTCAAAGACGTATGGACATTGCCTTATTACAACATGGGACCTTActgaaagagaagaagatcaATGTCGAGCTAACTGTTGGCGGAGGTGGTAACAGTCAAGAGCGTctagaaaaattgaaaaacaaaaacatcaaGTTGGATGAAGAACGTAAAGAGAGGTTGACAAAGATGATTAACGACGGcaaccaaaagaaaatcgcCAAAACTACCGCCACTGCAGCTCAAACCTCTGGAACAGACAACAAGCCTGTTCCTGCAGGAATTCATCCTGATAGAGCCAAACTACTTAAATGA
- the SHR3 gene encoding Shr3p (Endoplasmic reticulum packaging chaperone; required for incorporation of amino acid permeases into COPII coated vesicles for transport to the cell surface), translating into MFSYSDFCSIGTAMILSATTFLMGVFFSNMPYDYHLLFNPNSTQEHFDLALRHYQILHETPLPVIVTLCVVAGIGLVGGTIKVFKPNPELQMFEYCSLGLYVLAICVFLTNVKTGIDCSVSHNWGEVTENQGLAVIASSNIILLVMFAGVIILQIGLWYSNWDLQKRLKEFYAQEEREAANAGKKTEKVDNAKKNDNKSKGAQKRKNAKK; encoded by the coding sequence ATGTTCTCATATTCAGATTTCTGTTCTATCGGTACGGCCATGATCTTATCGGCCACAACGTTCCTAATGGGTGTTTTCTTCAGTAACATGCCATACGATTATCATCTTTTATTTAATCCTAACTCTACTCAAGAGCATTTCGATTTGGCACTGAGACATTACCAAATTTTACATGAGACTCCATTGCCGGTGATTGTTACTTTGTGCGTTGTTGCCGGTATTGGCTTAGTTGGTGGTACAATTAAGGTTTTCAAGCCAAACCCTGAACTGCAGATGTTTGAGTATTGTTCATTGGGGTTGTACGTGTTGGCTATCTGTGTGTTTCTCACTAATGTGAAAACAGGTATCGACTGTTCTGTGAGCCATAATTGGGGAGAAGTTACGGAAAATCAGGGTTTGGCAGTTATTGCTTCCTCCAACATAATTTTATTAGTTATGTTTGCCGGTGTTATCATCCTACAAATTGGTTTGTGGTACAGTAACTGGGATTTGCAAAAAAGATTAAAGGAGTTTTATGctcaagaagaaagagaagctGCCAATGCCGGTAAAAAGACTGAGAAAGTTGACAATGCgaaaaagaatgataaCAAATCTAAAGGTGCtcaaaagaggaagaacGCCAAAAAATAG
- a CDS encoding uncharacterized protein (hypothetical protein; green fluorescent protein (GFP)-fusion protein localizes to the vacuole; YDL211C has a paralog, TDA7, that arose from the whole genome duplication) — MLLNVTSSQYISTPQSRSLSEIDTSETASLSSATDHIFALSTEVVSSITTNLIEGLESSIQVPISTAYGTTSFRNNTSSPQYLVSNCTSSVQSNITIDRGLLSTLKTFTTSQVPTIEPSTTKLTTPLSTTFTSTSTSEIYSVFTSENSVYIIYDQEYKFTERSTTFNTHFPQTTVLQESNPPLTFTIPSNTITGDAKLYQYLSGALNTQDTSDANNRRTGVIVGSTVGVVIGVVIVIFIGFIIIRNRRNVKNHSKKGFSHDIGKRVSCDEVTETEAPSNPFLNVLNYKVTTNGEGKRDSFENGRDLHRASSSDGIYIAHPYYGMADHESGRFSYVSSYNESAESSIEETSSSASTITRPNIQQTNSFLREII; from the coding sequence ATGCTACTAAATGTAACGTCTTCGCAATACATAAGCACACCTCAATCCAGAAGTCTGAGTGAAATTGACACGTCAGAAACCGCCAGCTTATCATCAGCTACAGACCACATTTTTGCATTATCCACTGAGGTTGTATCCTCAATTACGACGAACCTCATTGAGGGTTTAGAAAGTTCGATTCAGGTCCCCATATCAACCGCATATGGTACGACTTCCTTCCGCAACAACACTTCAAGTCCACAATATCTGGTTAGCAATTGCACTTCCTCTGTTCAAAGCAATATCACTATCGATAGAGGACTGTTAAGTACATTGAAGACTTTCACTACTTCACAGGTGCCAACCATAGAGCCTTCGACGACTAAACTAACAACACCATTATCTACAACATTTACCTCAACCTCTACATCGGAAATATACTCCGTATTCACCAGCGAGAACTCAGTTTATATCATCTATGACCAAGAATACAAATTTACAGAGCGATCGACAACATTTAACACCCACTTTCCCCAAACAACTGTGCTTCAAGAATCAAATCCTCCGTTAACTTTCACCATTCCATCCAATACCATTACCGGGGATGCTAAACTTTATCAATATCTATCTGGTGCACTAAACACTCAAGATACCTCAGATGCCAATAATAGAAGGACCGGAGTTATTGTCGGTTCTACGGTTGGAGTTGTCATTGGAGTTGTAATAGTAATTTTTATCGGATTCATAATTATTAGAAACAGACGAAACGTGAAAAATCACAGCAAAAAGGGCTTTAGCCATGATATTGGCAAGAGGGTAAGTTGTGATGAGGTAACAGAAACAGAAGCACCGTCAAATCCGTTCCTAAATGTCCTTAATTATAAAGTAACAACCAACGGCGAGGGCAAACGAGATTCCTTTGAAAATGGTAGAGATTTACACAGAGCTAGTTCCTCAGACGGTATATATATAGCACATCCTTATTATGGGATGGCGGATCACGAATCCGGGAGATTTTCATACGTATCGTCATACAATGAATCTGCGGAGTCATCCATTGAAGAAACAAGTTCCAGTGCGTCTACTATTACTCGGCCAAATATTCAGCAAACCAATAGCTTTTTGAGAgaaattatttaa
- the UGA4 gene encoding Uga4p (GABA (gamma-aminobutyrate) permease; serves as a GABA transport protein involved in the utilization of GABA as a nitrogen source; catalyzes the transport of putrescine and delta-aminolevulinic acid (ALA); localized to the vacuolar membrane), whose product MSMSSKNENKISVEQRISTDIGQAYQLQGLGSNLRSIRSKTGAGEVNYIDAAKSVNDNQLLAEIGYKQELKRQFSTLQVFGIAFSIMGLLPSIASVMGGGLGGGPATLVWGWFVAAFFILLVGITMAEHASSIPTAGGLYYWTYYYAPEGYKEIISFIIGCSNSLALAAGVCSIDYGLAEEIAAAVTLTKDGNFEVTSGKLYGIFAGAVVVMCICTCVASGAIARLQTLSIFANLFIIVLLFIALPIGTKHRMGGFNDGDFIFGKYENLSDWNNGWQFCLAGFMPAVWTIGSFDSCVHQSEEAKDAKKSVPIGIISSIAVCWILGWLIIICLMACINPDIDSVLDSKYGFALAQIIYDSLGKKWAIAFMSLIAFCQFLMGASITTAVSRQVWAFSRDNGLPLSKYIKRVDSKYSVPFFAILAACVGSLILGLLCLIDDAATDALFSLAVAGNNLAWSTPTVFRLTSGRDLFRPGPFYLGKIWSPIVAWTGVAFQLFIIILVMFPSQQHGITKSTMNYACVIGPGIWILAGIYYKVYKKKYYHGPATNLSDDDYTEAVGADVIDTIMSKQEP is encoded by the coding sequence ATGAGTATGTCAAGCAAAAACGAGAATAAGATATCAGTAGAACAAAGAATATCCACTGATATCGGTCAGGCTTACCAGTTACAAGGCCTTGGGTCTAACCTAAGGTCGATTCGCTCCAAGACTGGTGCCGGTGAAGTGAACTATATCGATGCTGCTAAATCTGTAAATGATAACCAACTGCTTGCAGAGATCGGTTATAAACAAGAATTAAAAAGACAATTTTCAACATTACAAGTTTTCGGTATTGCGTTCTCCATTATGGGTCTATTGCCCTCCATTGCATCTGTGATGGGTGGTGGGCTCGGTGGTGGTCCAGCAACATTAGTGTGGGGTTGGTTCGTTGCTGCGTTTTTCATTTTACTGGTGGGTATTACCATGGCTGAACATGCAAGTTCCATTCCTACCGCTGGTGGTTTGTACTACTGGACGTATTACTATGCTCCAGAAGGTTATAAAGagattatttcttttattattggttGCTCAAACTCCCTAGCGTTGGCAGCCGGTGTGTGTTCCATTGATTACGGTTTGGCTGAGGAaattgctgctgctgtCACATTAACCAAAGatggaaattttgaagtAACGAGTGGGAAACTTTACGGTATATTTGCTGGAGCAGTGGTGGTTATGTGTATTTGTACATGTGTTGCTTCTGGGGCCATTGCTCGTCTGCAGACGCTAAGTATATTTGCcaatcttttcattattgttttattgTTCATTGCGCTACCGATTGGTACCAAGCATAGAATGGGAGGTTTCAATGATGGTGACTTTATATTTGGGAAATATGAAAACTTAAGTGACTGGAATAATGGTTGGCAATTTTGTCTTGCTGGTTTCATGCCTGCTGTCTGGACTATTGGTTCCTTTGATTCATGTGTCCATCAATCTGAAGAAGCCAAAGATGCCAAGAAATCAGTCCCCATTGGTATAATCTCATCTATTGCTGTTTGTTGGATTTTAGGTTGGTTgattattatttgtttaATGGCCTGTATCAACCCTGATATTGACAGCGTTTTGGACTCCAAGTACGGCTTTGCTTTGGCTCAAATAATTTATGATTCGttaggaaaaaaatgggcCATTGCATTTATGTCATTGATCGCATTCTGTCAATTTCTAATGGGTGCTTCCATTACCACAGCTGTTTCTAGACAAGTTTGGGCATTTTCCCGTGATAACGGTTTGCCCCTATCAAAGTATATTAAAAGAGTGGATTCTAAATACTCGGTCCCTTTTTTCGCTATTTTGGCTGCCTGTGTAGGTTCCTTGATTTTAGGATTGTTATGTTTGATTGATGATGCCGCCACTGATGCATTATTTAGTCTGGCTGTTGCAGGAAACAATTTGGCATGGAGTACCCCTACAGTTTTCCGTTTAACATCAGGTAGAGATTTATTTAGACCTGGTCCATTTTATTTGGGTAAAATCTGGTCTCCAATTGTTGCTTGGACAGGTGTTGCTTTCCAATTgttcattattattttggtTATGTTCCCCTCTCAACAACATGGTATTACTAAATCCACAATGAATTATGCATGCGTTATTGGTCCCGGTATCTGGATCCTTGCAGGTATCTACTACAAAGtttacaagaagaaatactaCCACGGTCCAGCAACCAATTTGTCGGATGATGATTATACTGAAGCCGTTGGTGCTGATGTTATCGACACAATTATGTCCAAACAGGAACCATAA
- the CWC2 gene encoding active spliceosome conformation promoter CWC2 (Member of the NineTeen Complex (NTC); this complex contains Prp19p and stabilizes U6 snRNA in catalytic forms of the spliceosome containing U2, U5, and U6 snRNAs; binds directly to U6 snRNA; similar to S. pombe Cwf2), with protein MTSWRDKSAKVQVKESELPSSIPAQTGLTFNIWYNKWSQGFAGNTRFVSPFALQPQLHSGKTRGDNDGQLFFCLFFAKGMCCLGPKCEYLHHIPDEEDIGKLALRTEVLDCFGREKFADYREDMGGIGSFRKKNKTLYVGGIDGALNSKHLKPAQIESRIRFVFSRLGDIDRIRYVESKNCGFVKFKYQANAEFAKEAMSNQTLLLPSDKEWDDRREGTGLLVKWANEDPDPAAQKRLQEELKLESLNMMVHLINNNTNSAGTEVNNKNNERLDRTFPEASVDNVKKRLLPLDNGMESDDFIEKLKKVKKNISRENISSKPSVGKLGGPLLDYLSSDED; from the coding sequence ATGACATCTTGGAGGGATAAATCCGCGAAAGTGCAAGTGAAGGAGTCAGAACTGCCCTCCTCTATACCGGCGCAGACTGGATTGACGTTTAATATATGGTATAATAAATGGTCCCAAGGGTTTGCGGGGAATACACGATTTGTTAGTCCATTTGCTTTGCAGCCGCAACTTCATTCTGGGAAGACTAGGGGCGATAATGATGGCCAGTTGTTCTTCTGTCTATTTTTTGCAAAGGGTATGTGTTGCCTTGGCCCTAAATGTGAATATCTGCATCATATACCagacgaagaagatataGGTAAACTGGCCCTGAGGACAGAGGTATTGGACTGTTTTGGTAGAGAAAAATTTGCTGACTATAGAGAGGATATGGGCGGGATCGGTTCATTtaggaagaaaaacaagacaTTGTATGTAGGTGGTATTGATGGAGCATTGAATAGCAAGCATTTGAAGCCAGCTCAGATAGAAAGCAGAATTCGATTTGTATTTTCTCGATTGGGTGATATTGATAGAATACGATACGTTGAGAGCAAAAACTGTGGATTTGTGAAGTTTAAATATCAAGCTAATGCAGAATTTGCCAAAGAAGCCATGAGCAATCAGACATTGCTGCTACCCAGCGATAAAGAATGGGATGATAGAAGGGAGGGTACTGGACTATTGGTGAAATGGGCAAATGAAGATCCAGACCCCGCTGCACAGAAAAGACTGCAAGAAGAACTGAAGTTAGAGTCTTTAAACATGATGGTGCATCTAATCAATAACAATACCAATAGTGCTGGCACTGAGGTTaataataagaataatGAAAGGTTAGACAGGACATTTCCAGAAGCAAGTGTTGATAATGTCAAGAAAAGACTATTGCCATTAGATAATGGAATGGAGAGTGATGAttttatagaaaaattgaagaaagtgaaaaaaaatatcagtagagaaaatatttcatcAAAGCCATCTGTTGGTAAGCTTGGTGGTCCCTTGCTCGATTACCTCTCCTCTGATGAGGATTAG
- the NHP2 gene encoding snoRNA-binding protein NHP2 (Protein related to mammalian high mobility group (HMG) proteins; nuclear protein; essential for function of H/ACA-type snoRNPs, which are involved in 18S rRNA processing), with the protein MGKDNKEHKESKESKTVDNYEARMPAVLPFAKPLASKKLNKKVLKTVKKASKAKNVKRGVKEVVKALRKGEKGLVVIAGDISPADVISHIPVLCEDHSVPYIFIPSKQDLGAAGATKRPTSVVFIVPGSNKKKDGKNKEEEYKESFNEVVKEVQAL; encoded by the coding sequence ATGGGTAAAGACAACAAGGAACATAAGGAAAGCAAAGAAAGCAAAACCGTAGACAACTATGAGGCCAGAATGCCTGCTGTGTTGCCATTCGCTAAACCATTGGCCTCTAAGAAACTAAACAAGAAGGTCTTGAAGACCGTGAAGAAGGCTTCCAAGGCCAAGAATGTTAAAAGAGGTGTCAAGGAAGTTGTCAAGGCCTTAAGAAAGGGTGAAAAAGGTTTAGTCGTCATCGCCGGTGACATTTCTCCAGCTGATGTTATTTCCCACATCCCAGTCTTATGTGAAGATCACTCTGTCCCATACATCTTCATACCTTCAAAGCAAGACTTAGGTGCCGCTGGCGCTACAAAAAGACCTACCTCAGTTGTCTTTATCGTCCCAGGTAgcaataagaaaaaagatggaaaaaataaagaagaagaatacaaGGAATCTTTCAACGAAGTTGTCAAAGAAGTTCAAGCTTTATGA
- the GLE1 gene encoding nucleoporin GLE1 (Cytoplasmic nucleoporin required for polyadenylated mRNA export; contains a nuclear export signal; when bound to inositol hexakisphosphate (IP6), functions as an activator for the Dbp5p ATPase activity at the nuclear pore complex during mRNA export; mediates translation initiation; required for efficient translation termination), giving the protein MRFVFDEVFNSDTDSPEFEETCSTTSSTSSQCPTPEPSPAIKLPSFTKVGTKKLVNESVVILDPALENALRDLNLQSKLIPINEPIVAASSIIVPHSTNMPLPRASHSSLLDNAKNSNATAPLLEAIEESFQRKMQNLVLANQKEIQSIRENKRRVEEQRKRKEEEERKRKEAEEKAKREQELLRQKKDEEERKRKEAEAKLAQQKQEEERKKIEEQNEKERQLKKEHEAKLLQQKDKLGKAVTNFDKISKMFWHYKDKIAQIKQDIVLPIKKADVNVRNLLSRHKRKINPKFGQLTNSNQQLFKIQNELTQLINDTKGDSLAYHWILNFIAKAVVHQAETEVRVKPESALPLGKLTLYLLVQFPELQELFMARLVKKCPFVIGFTCEIDTEKGRQNMGWKRNNENKWEDNTSYDERMGGILSLFAIITRLQLPQEFITTTSHPFPIALSWHILARICNTPLNLITNTHFVILGSWWDAAAVQFLQAYGNQASKLLILIGEELTSRMAEKKYVGAARLRILLEAWQNNNMESFPEMSP; this is encoded by the coding sequence ATGAGATTTGTGTTCGATGAGGTTTTCAATTCAGATACTGATTCTCCAGAATTTGAGGAAACATGTTCTACAACATCTTCTACGTCATCGCAATGCCCTACACCTGAGCCGAGCCCAGCAATAAAGTTACCTTCATTCACGAAAGTTGGCACGAAGAAATTGGTAAATGAGTCGGTAGTTATTTTAGATCCTGCTCTAGAAAACGCCTTGCGCGATTTGAACCTTCAATCGAAACTGATCCCCATTAATGAGCCCATTGTAGCCGCGTCATCGATAATAGTACCGCATTCAACCAATATGCCACTACCGAGAGCATCGCATTCGTCATTGCTAGATAATGCTAAGAACTCAAATGCGACAGCACCCTTACTCGAGGCAATAGAAGaatcttttcaaaggaaaatgcAAAACTTGGTGCTTGCCAATCAGAAAGAAATTCAATCTATTAGAGAAAATAAACGTCGTGTTGAAGAGCAACGTAAGCGaaaagaggaggaagagCGCAAACGTAAGGAAGCTGAGGAAAAGGCCAAGCGGGAGCAGGAATTATTACGTCAAAAgaaggatgaagaagaacgTAAACGCAAAGAAGCTGAAGCAAAGCTAGCGCAGcagaaacaagaagaagaaaggaagaaaatagaagaacagaatgaaaaggaaagacaattgaaaaaagaacatGAAGCCAAATTATTGCAGCAGAAGGATAAATTGGGTAAAGCAGTTACAAACTTTGATAAAATCTCCAAAATGTTTTGGCATTATAAAGACAAAATTGCTCAAATAAAGCAAGACATAGTTCTGCctataaaaaaagctgATGTGAATGTAAGGAATTTGCTCTCACGTcataaaaggaaaattaaCCCGAAATTCGGACAATTAACTAATAGCAACCAGCAACTTTTTAAAATACAGAATGAACTAACTCAATTGATAAATGATACTAAAGGCGACTCTCTAGCATATCATTGGATTTTAAACTTTATTGCCAAAGCCGTAGTACATCAGGCGGAAACAGAAGTCAGGGTAAAACCAGAGTCTGCTCTGCCCCTAGGGAAATTGACTTTATATTTGTTAGTCCAATTCCCAGAGTTACAGGAATTGTTTATGGCAAGACTTGTCAAGAAATGCCCCTTTGTGATAGGATTCACGTGTGAGATTGACACAGAAAAAGGCCGTCAAAACATGGgatggaaaagaaacaacGAGAATAAATGGGAAGATAACACATCCTACGATGAGAGAATGGGCGGGATCTTATCATTATTTGCCATAATAACGAGATTACAGTTACCTCAAGAATTTATCACCACCACGAGTCATCCTTTCCCCATCGCATTATCGTGGCATATTTTGGCTAGAATATGTAATACGCCACTAAATTTAATAACAAATACCCATTTTGTCATACTCGGTTCGTGGTGGGATGCCGCTGCCGTACAGTTTCTTCAGGCGTATGGGAACCAAGCCTCTAAATTGCTAATCTTGATTGGTGAGGAATTGACCTCCAGAATggctgaaaagaaatatgtGGGTGCTGCGAGATTAAGAATTTTATTAGAGGCCTggcaaaataataatatggAGTCCTTTCCGGAAATGTCTCCTTAG
- the YCX1 gene encoding Ycx1p (Protein involved in calcium-induced activation of calcineurin; homologous to proteins in Candida and Cryptococcus; YCX1 is not an essential protein), whose product MHKPLRWLITIAFYVSNVILIGYSLSSNGSISEFYLHSVVLIECFSLLGVVTSDCLTPSLSYISSNIFHISDRVSGMTLLALGNALPDITSTYQSMKSGVTSLAIGELFGGIFFLLTVVIGLMGCVATIQFQHDKSIETYTEESFDQNLSYDRSNYILDVGIFTFMLLVSGTFLADGRLYFWECIVMVLTYCCCAVYLIKSYKYPCEINDALEREVEIKKTVLANNHITVPNRFTLTTTSDITSTDDGIRYVRPLGDTQIDEDNAISLDPTRLPSKSLDNISRFNQGIPERRDLIRRRIRGYLRSHYHGWVRMTLQDLLNIWEKQNLFNNTVKSLSLPSDDTHLFTKASLDEEGRPLIRKRMNSLQPKDFYKYLSLRNGENSNALDTAISAPQNEYQTYYNEPTSLFLTVPQKKTSKKSLSCDRIPNLVRSNNIILNDEATRTQESTNALNSISDVIDNSLLQYERDDIILDRTLSLCSTKSRTAWHSFQLYNYLTDVSLEIGFFEFLSLLVTTPVSIILYLSIPSEISQTDHDLPLSYLQNIQLIASPIILNQLITNNFSFWLLILSLVIAILLYFKTRTIPNKFNSDIIFTVAFLLSLACLSKAVHIIVVTLTHWINVFNISETILGLTIFTWGNSIGDLVSNITFVKIGVLEIAIGACFGSPLLYFLFGVGFDGIMIMLGDKTGKIVSGRDSNILMHHIDFKVDKNLINTGVGILIAFLIFTVLIPLNDWKIDKKISIALLTLYIVVTCISVFLEVHQV is encoded by the coding sequence ATGCATAAACCTTTAAGATGGCTAATAACGATAGCCTTCTACGTTTCGAACGTTATATTAATAGGCTATTCCCTTTCTAGTAATGGCTCAATATCTGAATTTTATCTGCATTCTGTTGTACTTATTGAATGCTTCTCTTTACTAGGAGTGGTTACCTCTGACTGCTTAACACCATCTTTGTCATACATTTCCAGTAACATATTCCATATTTCCGATAGAGTATCCGGCATGACTTTATTAGCATTGGGGAATGCACTTCCTGATATTACTAGTACTTACCAGTCGATGAAATCTGGCGTGACTTCCTTGGCCATTGGTGAGTTATTTGGTGGcatattttttctgttaACCGTTGTGATTGGACTAATGGGCTGCGTAGCCACTATTCAATTTCAACATGACAAGTCTATTGAAACTTACACAGAAGAAAGCTTTGACCAAAATTTATCGTATGATAGAAGCAATTATATATTGGATGTCGGAATATTCACTTTTATGCTCTTAGTTTCGGGCACTTTTCTAGCAGATGGAAGACTGTACTTTTGGGAGTGTATTGTCATGGTTTTAACCTACTGCTGTTGTGCTGTctatttaataaaaagcTACAAATATCCCTGCGAAATCAATGATGCTTTAGAAAGAGAGgtagaaataaaaaaaactgtaCTTGCAAATAATCATATCACTGTTCCAAATCGATTTACATTAACGACTACCAGTGACATTACATCCACAGACGATGGAATAAGATATGTAAGGCCTTTGGGGGATACACAGATTGATGAGGACAACGCTATTAGTTTAGATCCAACTCGTTTACCAAGTAAATCCCTGGATAACATTTCGAGATTTAATCAAGGTATACCTGAAAGAAGGGATTTAATAAGACGTAGAATACGGGGATATTTACGGTCGCATTATCATGGCTGGGTAAGAATGACGTTACAAgatcttttgaatatatggGAGAAGCAGAATCTTTTTAACAATACAGTAAAATCGTTGTCTTTACCCTCCGATGATACTCATTTATTTACTAAAGCTTCTTTAGATGAAGAAGGGAGGCCtttaataagaaaaaggatGAATTCATTACAACCTAAGGATTTTTACAAATATTTGTCCCTACGGAATGGGGAAAATTCAAATGCGCTGGATACTGCAATCTCTGCTCCCCAAAACGAGTATCAAACTTACTATAATGAACCCACAAGTTTGTTTTTGACTGTGccacaaaaaaaaacctcCAAGAAATCATTAAGCTGCGATCGCATTCCAAACTTGGTCCGGagtaataatattatattaaATGACGAGGCTACACGTACACAGGAATCTACCAATGCCTTGAACAGCATATCAGATGTTATCGACAACTCTCTCTTACAGTATGAGAGAGATGATATAATTCTCGATAGAACACTATCTCTCTGTTCAACAAAGAGTAGAACCGCTTGGCATAGTTTCCAACTTTACAATTACTTAACAGATGTGTCCTTGGAAATTGGTTTCTTTGAGTTCTTGTCATTATTAGTCACTACGCCGGTATCAATAATTCTTTATCTTTCAATACCATCAGAGATAAGTCAAACAGACCATGACTTACCCCTTTCATACCTACAGAATATTCAATTGATTGCTTCGCCAATAATTCTCAACCAACTCATCACAAAtaacttttcattttggtTGCTCATCTTATCGCTGGTGATAGCCATCttattatattttaaaaCTAGGACCATACCGAACAAGTTCAACTCTGATATAATCTTTACAGTAGCATTTTTATTGTCATTGGCCTGTCTTTCGAAAGCTGTCCACATAATTGTAGTCACGTTAACGCATTGGATAAATGTGTTTAATATATCGGAAACAATACTAGGTTTAACCATTTTTACATGGGGTAATTCGATTGGTGATTTAGTGTCAAATATTACATTCGTCAAAATAGGTGTTTTAGAAATCGCGATAGGAGCTTGTTTTGGCAGTCcacttttatatttcttatttgGCGTCGGATTTGATGGAATTATGATAATGCTAGGCGACAAAACTGGAAAAATAGTGAGTGGCAGAGATAGTAATATTTTAATGCATCATATTGATTTTAAAGTGGATAAAAACTTAATCAATACTGGAGTCGGAATTCTGATCGCGTTTTTGATATTTACGGTTTTGATACCATTAAACGACTGGAAAATTGACAAGAAGATTAGTATTGCACTTCTTACGTTGTATATAGTTGTCACATGTATTAGTGTTTTTTTAGAAGTTCACCAAGTGTAA